In the Natronobacterium texcoconense genome, one interval contains:
- a CDS encoding branched-chain amino acid ABC transporter permease: MTRDENNEGFVRDTPTDGKRLEPDGGSPAGGSGDGASLGDLLDGDARPRWLNDILIIVKATIVVYGLFIVLGLAAGLDFNGIVSTLQQVTLLAASFALVVLALNLHWGYTGLFNIGVAGFMAVGAYTMALVTAAPDATFPGLGLPLWVGVIAGLVASALVGFVVALPALRLRADYFAIVTLAAAEMIRLVFNSSALHEFSVLGVELGTGSGQGMSFPNLRNTISRELLYVDGDPTAEPTLFGRPFMAIGDRLELSISVVEGWVYTVVLVALVALVFVVITRIGNSPFGRMLKAIREDELAAQSLGKNTDRVKIKVFMLGCMFMGLAGIVWQGRRGYVDPNLFLPIITFYIFIALIIGGSGSNTGSVVGALLFAGLLFEGPPFVQRIVDATFDLPHPPTVYDGAVALADFDPIPLLGYAVAELPNLRFVLFGAVLIALMIYRPDGILGHRNEPASPIDLTRERAPSEREPTVADGGENDE, translated from the coding sequence ATGACCCGCGATGAGAACAACGAAGGCTTCGTGAGAGACACTCCTACCGACGGGAAACGACTCGAACCCGACGGCGGGTCGCCTGCCGGTGGCTCCGGCGACGGAGCCAGTCTCGGCGACCTTCTCGACGGAGATGCCCGTCCCCGCTGGCTGAACGACATTCTCATCATCGTCAAGGCCACGATCGTGGTGTACGGTCTCTTCATCGTGCTCGGCCTCGCGGCCGGCCTCGACTTCAACGGGATCGTCAGTACCCTCCAGCAGGTGACGTTGCTTGCGGCCTCGTTCGCGCTGGTCGTTTTGGCACTTAACCTCCACTGGGGATACACAGGACTGTTCAACATCGGCGTCGCCGGCTTCATGGCCGTCGGCGCGTACACGATGGCGCTGGTGACGGCCGCGCCGGACGCCACGTTCCCCGGTCTCGGGTTGCCGCTCTGGGTCGGCGTGATCGCGGGACTCGTCGCGTCCGCGCTCGTCGGATTCGTGGTCGCACTGCCGGCGTTGCGCCTCCGTGCGGACTACTTCGCGATCGTCACACTGGCAGCCGCGGAGATGATTCGGCTGGTGTTCAACTCGAGTGCACTCCACGAGTTCTCGGTGCTCGGCGTCGAACTCGGGACGGGAAGCGGACAGGGGATGTCCTTCCCGAACCTGCGAAACACGATTTCGCGGGAACTGCTGTACGTCGACGGCGATCCAACTGCGGAGCCGACGCTGTTCGGCCGGCCGTTCATGGCGATCGGGGACCGCCTCGAGTTGAGCATCTCGGTCGTCGAGGGGTGGGTGTACACCGTCGTTCTCGTCGCGTTGGTTGCGTTGGTGTTCGTCGTCATCACCCGGATCGGGAACTCTCCGTTCGGCAGGATGCTGAAAGCGATCAGGGAGGACGAACTCGCGGCGCAGTCGCTGGGGAAGAACACCGATCGCGTGAAGATCAAGGTGTTCATGCTCGGCTGCATGTTCATGGGGCTGGCGGGAATCGTCTGGCAGGGTCGCCGCGGCTACGTCGATCCGAACCTCTTCTTGCCGATCATCACGTTTTACATCTTCATCGCGCTGATAATCGGCGGCTCGGGGTCGAATACCGGGAGCGTGGTCGGTGCGTTGCTGTTCGCCGGCCTGCTGTTCGAGGGGCCGCCGTTCGTCCAGCGCATCGTAGACGCCACGTTCGACCTGCCACACCCCCCGACAGTGTACGACGGCGCCGTCGCGCTCGCCGATTTCGACCCGATACCCTTGCTGGGGTACGCGGTGGCCGAACTCCCGAATCTCCGGTTCGTCCTCTTCGGCGCGGTACTGATTGCGCTGATGATCTACCGACCGGATGGGATCCTCGGCCACCGGAACGAACCGGCGTCGCCGATCGATCTGACGAGGGAACGGGCACCGAGCGAACGCGAGCCGACGGTCGCAGACGGAGGTGAAAACGATGAGTGA
- a CDS encoding ABC transporter substrate-binding protein has translation MVRISRRGVLAGIGGVGALSLTGRIGAQEGREVMLGIVQPESGDLGELGTPIADGAELPGRELADAGSEFTVDVQREDTQTLSEAGISAAQSLVDAGYPMFTGAAASDVTIPVAQEVATPNQVVMCSPASTSPDITDLADDDFVFRTAPSDALQGDVIAEVAFEERGWEQGASLHLNDAYGVALSGVFEDRFEELGGEITGTEAFEPEQPSYTSVLESVLADDPDFLLVIAFPVSGIQIFRDFYAGFDPDLPVIVTDGLIEDDLPESVDNPMDNVLGTAPAADGPEVDAFAESYEDEYGRSPGVFNAHGYDASAVMILANVRAGDNDGVAVRDEMRAVANPNGETVGPSNFPEAVELAAAGEEITYEGASSVVEFDDNGDMRAVTYDIFEFGDFELEVVDQIDFEE, from the coding sequence ATGGTTCGAATCAGCCGACGCGGTGTACTGGCGGGAATCGGTGGTGTGGGTGCGCTGTCGCTCACGGGACGCATCGGTGCGCAGGAAGGTCGCGAGGTAATGCTGGGAATTGTCCAACCGGAATCGGGCGACCTGGGCGAACTGGGGACGCCGATCGCGGACGGGGCCGAACTTCCGGGTCGGGAACTTGCCGACGCAGGAAGCGAGTTTACGGTCGACGTTCAGCGCGAAGACACCCAGACGCTCTCCGAAGCGGGAATTAGCGCCGCACAGTCGCTCGTCGACGCCGGTTATCCAATGTTTACGGGTGCGGCAGCGTCAGACGTCACGATCCCGGTCGCACAGGAGGTCGCGACCCCGAATCAGGTCGTCATGTGTTCGCCCGCGAGCACGAGTCCGGACATCACGGACCTCGCGGACGACGACTTCGTCTTCCGAACGGCGCCGAGCGACGCGTTACAGGGCGACGTCATCGCTGAAGTCGCGTTCGAAGAACGAGGCTGGGAGCAGGGCGCGTCGCTCCATCTGAACGACGCCTACGGCGTCGCGCTCTCGGGCGTGTTCGAAGACAGGTTCGAGGAACTCGGCGGGGAGATCACGGGTACGGAGGCGTTCGAACCGGAACAGCCGTCGTACACGTCCGTCCTCGAGAGCGTACTCGCGGACGACCCGGACTTCCTGCTGGTGATCGCGTTCCCGGTCAGCGGTATTCAGATTTTCCGGGACTTCTACGCGGGCTTCGACCCCGACCTGCCCGTGATCGTCACCGACGGGTTGATCGAAGACGATCTTCCCGAGAGCGTCGACAATCCGATGGACAACGTGCTGGGGACCGCACCTGCTGCTGACGGCCCCGAGGTCGACGCGTTCGCCGAGAGCTACGAAGACGAGTACGGACGGAGTCCGGGCGTCTTCAACGCTCACGGCTACGACGCGAGCGCCGTCATGATCCTCGCGAACGTCCGCGCCGGCGACAACGACGGCGTCGCCGTCCGCGACGAGATGCGCGCCGTGGCGAACCCGAACGGCGAGACGGTCGGTCCGTCGAACTTCCCCGAAGCGGTCGAACTCGCCGCCGCTGGCGAGGAGATCACCTACGAAGGGGCCTCGAGCGTCGTCGAGTTCGACGACAACGGCGACATGCGAGCGGTTACCTACGACATCTTCGAGTTCGGCGACTTCGAACTCGAGGTGGTCGATCAGATCGACTTCGAGGAATGA
- a CDS encoding branched-chain amino acid ABC transporter permease, whose protein sequence is MGAIGGRGRLSKVTVEQWFGALILAVLGVLVLDLVRRVVFGELPVDTLSVFLWRGLVDGLIIALAAVGLSMTYAILKFANFSQGDLVTTGAFAGWTGSYVVAGIGVADFGSRILLNADRGTSARELDMHLFGAPLAILVGLIVAALATILVALAFDRLVYKRMRTAGGIPLLIASIGVALVLRYMIVFFYGEHTRGVTRSSPTVDHSLVFWTDSLHVHQATLVVVGIGLMLALHLMLQHTKLGTAMRAMADNRDLALITGIPTERVILVTWILGAGLTGVAGYLIVLEQETLSFNTGWFLLLLIFSAVILGGIGSIYGAIAGGLIIGLATNVSLVWIPADLTEVAAFTLMILILIFRPAGLFGGVETA, encoded by the coding sequence ATGGGGGCGATAGGTGGTCGAGGACGCCTTTCGAAGGTAACGGTGGAGCAGTGGTTCGGAGCGTTGATTCTCGCGGTACTGGGAGTACTGGTGCTCGATCTCGTTCGGCGCGTCGTCTTCGGAGAGCTTCCGGTCGATACCCTCTCGGTCTTCCTATGGCGAGGGTTGGTCGACGGGTTGATCATCGCGCTTGCCGCCGTCGGGCTGTCGATGACATACGCGATTCTCAAGTTCGCGAACTTCTCGCAGGGCGACCTCGTTACGACCGGCGCGTTTGCAGGCTGGACCGGTTCGTACGTCGTCGCGGGAATCGGCGTGGCCGACTTCGGGTCGCGGATTCTCCTGAACGCGGATCGTGGCACCTCCGCTCGCGAACTCGACATGCACCTGTTTGGGGCTCCACTCGCGATTCTCGTCGGCTTGATCGTCGCGGCTCTCGCGACGATCCTCGTCGCACTCGCGTTCGATCGACTCGTCTACAAACGCATGCGAACTGCCGGCGGAATACCGCTGTTGATCGCGAGTATCGGCGTCGCGCTGGTACTTCGATACATGATCGTGTTCTTCTACGGCGAACACACCCGCGGCGTGACCAGAAGCTCGCCGACGGTCGATCACTCGCTCGTCTTCTGGACTGATTCACTGCACGTCCACCAGGCCACACTCGTGGTGGTCGGAATCGGACTAATGCTCGCACTCCACCTCATGTTACAGCACACCAAACTCGGGACGGCCATGCGGGCGATGGCCGACAACCGTGACCTCGCGCTTATCACGGGCATCCCGACCGAACGAGTGATCCTGGTAACCTGGATACTCGGTGCGGGACTGACCGGCGTCGCCGGCTACCTGATCGTCCTCGAGCAGGAGACGCTCAGCTTCAACACCGGCTGGTTCCTGCTGCTTCTGATCTTCTCGGCGGTCATTCTCGGGGGGATCGGGTCGATATATGGTGCGATCGCCGGTGGGTTGATCATCGGGCTAGCGACGAACGTCTCACTGGTCTGGATCCCAGCGGACCTGACCGAGGTCGCCGCGTTCACGCTCATGATCCTGATTCTCATCTTCAGACCGGCCGGTCTCTTCGGCGGGGTGGAGACAGCATGA
- a CDS encoding ABC transporter ATP-binding protein, producing the protein MLTVDDLDAGYGDLQVLSEVDLTVEEGEYVVIVGPNGAGKSTVMKSVFGLTTHFGGRVGFRDERIDGRPPEEIIRYGIGYVPQNDNVFPSLTVRENLEMGAYILDEVPQDALDAVYDRFPILRERKGQTVGSMSGGQQQMVAMGRALMLDPDLLMLDEPSAGLAPDLVGDMFDRVDAINDDGTAVLIVEQNAKEALRRCDRGYVLVQGENRYEGSGDALLADEQVRQDFLGG; encoded by the coding sequence ATGCTCACTGTCGACGACCTCGACGCTGGGTACGGCGATCTGCAGGTTCTCTCCGAGGTCGATCTTACGGTCGAGGAGGGAGAGTACGTGGTGATCGTCGGGCCAAACGGCGCGGGGAAGTCCACCGTTATGAAGTCGGTGTTCGGGCTGACGACGCACTTCGGCGGCCGGGTCGGGTTCCGAGACGAGCGGATCGACGGCAGGCCACCGGAAGAGATTATCAGGTACGGTATCGGATACGTACCCCAGAACGACAACGTCTTTCCGTCGCTTACCGTCCGCGAGAACCTCGAGATGGGGGCGTACATCTTGGACGAGGTGCCACAGGACGCGCTGGACGCGGTCTACGATCGCTTCCCGATCTTGAGAGAGCGCAAGGGCCAGACGGTTGGCAGTATGAGCGGCGGCCAACAGCAGATGGTAGCGATGGGCCGGGCGCTAATGTTGGACCCCGATCTGTTGATGCTCGACGAACCTTCGGCCGGTCTGGCCCCGGATCTCGTCGGAGACATGTTCGATCGCGTCGACGCGATCAACGACGACGGAACAGCGGTGTTGATCGTCGAGCAGAACGCGAAGGAGGCGCTCCGTCGGTGTGACCGGGGATACGTGCTAGTGCAGGGAGAGAATCGATACGAGGGCAGCGGCGACGCGCTGCTCGCCGACGAGCAGGTGCGACAGGACTTTCTGGGCGGGTAA
- a CDS encoding ABC transporter ATP-binding protein, which yields MSDVALEERERTEQSILRVSNLEKRFGGIVAVDGASFEIERETITGLIGPNGAGKSTAFNLITGVYKPDGGSVYFQGEDVTELRPNQLVDRGLVRTFQLSRELAGMTVLENMLLAFGEQLGESLWRSILPGARRSVVHQERELLDRAWEILELFELDHLAHEDAANLSGGQRKLLELSRALLTEPSLLLLDEPMAGVNPTLEKKLLARLHELRSQGYTFLIVEHDMDVIMNNCETVIVMHQGQVLSRGSPEAIQEDERVIDAYLGGEI from the coding sequence ATGAGTGACGTCGCACTCGAGGAACGGGAACGGACCGAACAGTCGATACTCCGAGTCTCGAACCTCGAAAAGCGGTTTGGCGGCATCGTAGCAGTCGACGGCGCCAGTTTCGAGATCGAACGCGAGACGATAACCGGACTCATCGGGCCGAACGGGGCCGGCAAATCGACGGCGTTCAACCTGATCACCGGCGTCTACAAGCCGGACGGCGGAAGCGTCTACTTCCAGGGTGAGGACGTGACCGAGCTTCGACCAAACCAGCTGGTGGATCGCGGGCTGGTTCGAACCTTCCAGCTCAGCCGGGAACTCGCAGGAATGACGGTGCTCGAGAACATGTTGCTGGCGTTCGGCGAGCAACTCGGCGAATCGCTCTGGCGGTCGATTCTCCCGGGCGCTCGGCGCTCCGTCGTCCACCAGGAGCGTGAGTTGCTCGATCGTGCGTGGGAGATACTCGAGTTGTTCGAACTCGATCACCTCGCCCACGAAGACGCAGCGAACCTCTCGGGTGGCCAGCGGAAGTTGCTCGAACTCTCCCGGGCACTCCTGACGGAGCCGTCGCTGCTCTTGCTCGACGAGCCGATGGCGGGCGTCAACCCGACGCTCGAGAAAAAACTCCTCGCTCGCCTCCACGAACTCAGGTCGCAGGGGTACACCTTCCTGATCGTCGAACACGACATGGACGTCATCATGAACAACTGCGAGACGGTGATCGTCATGCACCAGGGACAGGTGCTCTCGCGGGGATCACCCGAGGCGATACAGGAGGACGAACGCGTCATCGACGCCTATCTCGGAGGGGAAATCTGA